A region from the Pristiophorus japonicus isolate sPriJap1 chromosome 14, sPriJap1.hap1, whole genome shotgun sequence genome encodes:
- the smim12 gene encoding small integral membrane protein 12, translating to MWPVLWTAVRMYAPYITFPVAFVVGAVGYNLEWFIRGDQPQPVQEKSIFELREERKLAEITNKDYTKVLSLKDKLEFTPKAVLNRNRPDKASGS from the coding sequence ATGTGGCCTGTCCTGTGGACTGCTGTCCGTATGTATGCACCCTACATAACCTTTCCCGTGGCCTTTGTGGTTGGGGCAGTGGGCTACAATTTAGAGTGGTTCATTCGTGGGGATCAACCACAACCAGTTCAAGAGAAAAGCATTTTTGAATTGCGTGAAGAGAGAAAGCTTGCTGAGATCACAAATAAAGATTATACCAAAGTGCTAAGCCTAAAGGACAAACTGGAGTTCACGCCAAAGGCAGTGCTGAACAGGAATCGACCAGACAAGGCCAGTGGTAGCTAG